In Oceaniferula marina, the following proteins share a genomic window:
- a CDS encoding PEP-CTERM sorting domain-containing protein translates to MKSYNIQIGVAALGLASTHGAAVIGSDFSDASTFNATGGNYDELVDDLNIADGITTTAWGNANHISQDTNGNSLGTSGFAAKINGNNNYALPVIGSQASLIDNGGRNTYFTITIDANTVFDLTRVDFSWRAATTAATNTRWLAFSTSIEDKVIFSEIATETSNGTDDAQDRSGNRSPNESIIFSDPAYQGLTDTTITFTWHAGGTAGNPGTSDSDFANVVIHGDVSSVPEPSSVALLGLGGLALLLRRRK, encoded by the coding sequence ATGAAATCTTATAACATTCAAATAGGCGTGGCTGCCCTTGGCTTGGCGTCAACTCATGGAGCTGCCGTGATTGGTTCGGATTTTTCTGATGCCAGTACGTTTAATGCCACTGGTGGCAACTATGACGAACTGGTGGACGATTTAAACATTGCAGACGGCATCACAACGACAGCATGGGGAAATGCCAATCACATTAGCCAAGACACAAACGGAAATAGCCTTGGGACATCCGGGTTTGCAGCGAAGATTAATGGCAACAATAACTACGCTCTGCCCGTTATCGGCTCGCAGGCATCCCTGATTGATAATGGTGGTCGGAATACCTATTTTACAATTACCATTGATGCAAATACCGTCTTTGATCTCACTCGCGTCGATTTTAGTTGGAGAGCTGCCACCACAGCCGCTACAAATACGCGATGGCTTGCTTTTTCAACCAGCATCGAAGATAAAGTGATCTTTAGTGAGATAGCGACCGAAACATCCAATGGGACCGATGATGCCCAGGACCGCTCTGGTAACCGGTCCCCGAACGAAAGTATTATCTTTTCTGATCCTGCCTATCAAGGGCTCACCGACACGACAATAACCTTCACATGGCATGCCGGAGGCACGGCTGGCAACCCTGGCACAAGTGATTCAGACTTCGCCAATGTGGTCATTCATGGTGATGTTTCCTCTGTTCCTGAGCCAAGCTCAGTCGCATTGCTTGGTCTTGGTGGACTCGCTCTCCTCTTGCGCCGCCGCAAATAG